One genomic segment of Stegostoma tigrinum isolate sSteTig4 chromosome 21, sSteTig4.hap1, whole genome shotgun sequence includes these proteins:
- the LOC132210824 gene encoding LOW QUALITY PROTEIN: uncharacterized protein LOC132210824 (The sequence of the model RefSeq protein was modified relative to this genomic sequence to represent the inferred CDS: inserted 1 base in 1 codon), translating into STPPPTPLSSSSSSAPPPLSSSSSPPPRHPPPPLPPPDTAVLLLLLLSPPPPTPLSSSSSSSPPPPPTPLSSSSSSSSSPPPTPLSSSSSPPPPTPLSSSSSSPPPTPLSSSSSSSSSPPPTPLSSSSSSSPPPXPTPLSSSSSSSSRPPPTPLSSSSSRSSPGSWRPVALKHERIEDDVHPELLEKLSSSGNV; encoded by the exons tctaccccccccccgacaccgctgtcctcctcctcctcctctgccccccccccgctgtcctcctcctcctctccccccccccgacaccctcctcctcctctccccccccccgacaccgctgtcctcctcctcctcctcctctccccccccccgccgacaccgctgtcctcctcctcctcctcctctcccccccccccgccgacaccgctgtcctcctcctc gtcctcctcctcctcccccccgccgacaccgctgtcctcctcctcctcccccccccccccgacaccgctgtcctcctcctcctcctccccccccccgacaccgctgtcctcctc gtcctcctcctcctcctccccccccccgacaccgctgtcctcctcctcctcctcctccccccccc ccccgacaccgctgtcctcctcctcctcctcctcctcccgcccccccccgacaccgctgtcctcctcctcctcc CGCTCCTCCCCCGGGTCCTGGCGCCCGGTCGCTTTGAAACACGAGCGAATTGAGGATGATGTCCACCcggaattgctggagaagctcagcagctctggcaacgtGTGA